The following DNA comes from Candidatus Aramenus sp. CH1.
CAGTACTTGGAAAAGCTCTCTATCCCCCTCTTGACCAAGACCTTTCCTCCAGAAACCATCGCGGTTCTTAACGCGTCGTCTGAGGAGCCCACGACTACTACTCTTTTAAGCTTACTCCTGAGCCTCAAGTAAAGGTTTCTGGAAATAACGCCGGGAAGGTCATTACCATTGAATATCGGTGGAATATACCTTCCACCATTGGATATAATTACCCTCTTGGCGTTCACTACGAGGAGTTTGTTGCCCGTCTTTACGACTATTCCTTCCTCAAATCTCCCCAGAACTACTCCTCTAATTACCTTCTCCTCGGAGCTTTTTGCTATTTCCTTTAACTTCTTGACGAGAGAGCTGTCAGCTAGGGGGTCAAAGAACACTTGGTCGTTGAGGTCCGTGGCCACAACTATTGAGTTACTCAGTCCTTCAAGAGCGGAAAGCCCTGAGACCCCTCCCCCTATTATTAACGTATCCAAGGAGATTTTTTCAACTATGCTCTCTCCTACTGGAGCGTAGTGGGAAGGAAGATTAAGGAGGCCTGGAACGAACTTGAGCAGGAAAGGAGCCTTTTTTAGAATTCCACTATGGATCAAGTCATTACTGAACGGAAAGTAAAGCGAGGAGAAGCCCCACTCGAGGTTCTCACAAGCGCTCCTCCTTTTTCCCCCTTCAACAACCTCAGTGTAAGGCAGGCCGTATTCGCAGTCCTTTGGGGACCTACACCGCCTATGCCTCTTACTCCTTATACATGTCATCTTAAGGCTTCAATGATAGGTTTGCCGTCTAGCTTATTATAATTTACATCAAAAAGCCTCAAGATAGTAGGTACAATGTCTACGATCTTCGCGTTAACCTTCTTACCCCTTGCTATTCCCTTTCCGTATAGTATGACTACGCCGTACATGTCGTCCTTCCTGTAGTAACCGTGGTCTCCGCTGGCGTTCTTGTATGGGACTACGTCTTCTATTTCCTTATCCTTCTCAACGTTTGAGCTCATGGCGTAGTAGCTAGCCACTGTTAATTCTATGTCCCCCTCCCTATCGTCGGCGGGGACTTGTTTCTCGTATATCATAGGGAATATCTTCTCATTGGTTACTGGATCTACGTAGTTCTCGAGGTTTCTAACTATGTAATTTATGAGCTTTGGGAACTCTTCCCTGCTCACTATCCCTAGTTCTTCCCTGTCCCTTAAGTTAACCCTTATGATCCCTCCACCAGCGTAATAAGCCTTGGTCTTTCTCCAGTCTATCCTGCCGTTGGACACCTTAAGAACGTTAATCCTTTCCAAGATCTTGTTCACGTAGACCCTCTTTTTAACCTTCTCGATCCCGTGATCGGAAGCGACTATCATGACGTCGGGGAGGTCTATCAAGGATTTAACGAACTTCCCAGCATGCTTATACGCTTGGTAGACGTAATCAAAGGCTTTACCGTTGTCTATTCCATAGAAAAGGTGCTGAAAGTTGTCGACTGTGGGCAAATACGTTATTGCAAAGTCCCACTCAACTCGTCGGAGAAGGAAATTGGAGTAGTCGAAGAAGAAATTGTAGGAGAGCTCAGCGGTCTTCAAGTACTCCTCTAAAGTTATGGCTCCCTTGCTCAGCGACCTGTAGTCTCCGTCAAGCAACATGCCCGTCCTCTTAGACACCTTTTCCCATACCTCCTGCAGGAGATCGTCCCTGTTCCCCCACTTTGTTAAGAAACTAGGTGGCGTCACATATACGTCGTTCTCCCTAAAGTGGAAGAACGATAGTCCCTTGAAGCTCTTCTCGTTACATAAAGCGGAGAACTCTGTTGGACCCACCCACTCACCTTGCTTCCCCTTCACTTCTGTCTTGCCCTCAGAAGTGTCAATGGTTACCTTAAACTCCTCCCCCTCTTTCTCCACTTTCCACTTTCCTCCTAGAACTTCGCTCTCTCCTGTTTTGAGGAGAAATCCTTCACTGCACTTTCCAAGCTTTGACTTGTATGGGTCAAAGAGCACAGTGTTCTGGTTCTTCCATTTGTCGGGCAATGCTTGTGGAGAGGAGGTGACTAGAGTCTTAAGTCCCCTCTTGGAAAGGATGTTCCATATAGGCTCCGCGATTAACGTGTTGCTGTTGTAGGCGGTTAGGGGACTAGAGATCTTTCTTCCCTTCACAAATACCTTAGTGCTTACCACGCCGTTGTTCTTAGGGTAAAGTCCAGTTGCCATTGAAGCCAGAGCAACTGGAGTAATAGAAGGGTAAGTGCTTTCCAAGGGCCCATAGCATCCCCCTTCCACTAACTCCTTGAACTCGTCCAAGGAGTAGACGAACTTCTCAAAGAGGTGAAAGGCCATTCCGTCAACTATCGTTAATAAGACTTTCAAAAAATCCACCTTTACTTCAACTTGTCGTGAAGCTCTCTGTCCAATTTACTTGGCCTTATAAGGTTTATGTGGTTCCTCTTTACGTTACCCTTCCTGTCAAAGCTTATCGCGAACTCGTAAACTCCGTGAGTGCCTTGGAACTCTCCAAATGCGTCGTACCTCTCATCGTTAAAGTTTTGGACGTACTTTACGTCGAGGCTCTCTTCAACAAAGTTGGGATCTTCCTTTTTTAATATCTTCACGAGTATGTCTTTAACGTCTTCCATCATTTTTCACCTAGTGTTTTAATTATACCCTCGAAATCGTGTTCGTTGCTCTCTATAAATGTAATGTCAGGCCTTAAAGAGCTGAGGGTTTTTGAGGTCATTGGACCTATACTAACAACTTTAATCTCATTAGTTAAAAAACTAGCTACCGTTTTAGCTATTTCCGAGCTTGTTATGGCGACAACTTCCACCTCCCTATTTCTCAGGACTCTTTCCGCTTTTCTCAAGTTCTCCTCTAGGGGCTCTACGTCGTAATCGTAGATTTCCTCGTACTTAATTGAACTTGAAAGGATATTCCTCATGCACGGCGTAGCCTTCCTGCTTCTAAACGCCGCAACTGATTTCACACCACTTTGTAATATAAGGCGAGCCAGGTGAACACTATCGTACTCCTCAGGGTGGACCGAAAAGAAGCCCTTTAAAGCTATTAGCCCATGTGTGGACTTGCCAATTGCAAATATTTTCTTATCCTTAACCTTATCCCAGTCCTTGAAACATTCCACCGAGTTCTTACTCGTAAACGCTACTCCTTCAAATGGAGTTAGGTCCACACGGTATTCTAAACACCTAACTCGAAAAAGTGGGACATGGACGACCTCGATTCCGTGCATCCTTAGCCTTTCCAGCTCAATGGAGGGACTAAAGAACAAGACCCTCGTTCTTCATCTCCCCCAAGACCTTTTTGCCCAACTCGAGTCCAGCCTCTTTAGGTGGCTTATTTGTGGAGATTTCAACGGTTATTTTTCTTTTGCCGTCACTTACACTCATAATTCCAACGAGCGAGTCCCCCTCTTTTCTGAAAAGCACGCCTACGGGAGAGTGGCAACCTCCACCCACTATCTGAGAGGCTACCCTTTCAGCCATGGCTTCTTCAAAGGTCTTGCTGTCGTTGAGTTCCTTTATTTCCTTGACCATTAGGTTCTTTTTCCCTACTACAGCTATGATACCTTGGTTCACCTCCGGAGTGAAGTCGTAGGGGCTAAGCCTATGGTAGACAACGTCGGCCTTTAACCTCAATATGGAGGCCTCCGCTACAACTATAGCGTCGTACTCTCCGCTCTGCAGTTTCCTAATCCTTGTATCTATGTTACCTCTGAGGTCCTTTACGTTTATGTCTTCTCTCAAGAACTTAGCGAAGTTTTTCCTCCTAACGCTACTCGTACCTATTACCGAGCCTCTACCTAACTCGTAAATGTCGTGTTTCCCGACGATAACGTCGAAGGGGGGATCCCTTTTGATGGTAGCGAGGATTTCAAGACCGTTGTCGAGGGATGAGGTCAAGTCCTTCATGCTGTGCACTGCTAAATCGGCCTTGCCTGCAACTATATATTCGTTAACTTCCTTCTCGAATACGCCTTTACCCAGTTTGCTTAGAGGTTCAGTTGCAAACATGTCAGCCCTTGTCTTGACGCCTACAAACTCCGTCTCTATTCCTAGCTCGTTTAGTTTTCTCTCTACGACGCTAACTTGAATCCTGCTCAGCGTAGACGTTCTGGCTGCTATTCTGAGCTTCATCTTATTTCACTTAGCGCCTTCTTAATTTTGTCCAAGGCCTCGTTGACTACTTCCTCCGTGTGGGCACTGGAAGTAAATACGGACTCGAACTGGCTCGGAGGGAAGAAAACGCCCCTATCCAGCAAGGCCTTCTGGAACTCGATGTATTTTCCCTTATTCGCCTTTCTGGCGTCGTCGGCGTTCTCGACGCTCTTGACTCCGAAGAATATTTGGAACATGCTCTTCACGGAGTTCACTACGTGGTCAAGCGGGGTCTTGTCGAGTTCCTCGCTTATTTCCTTTGCTGCCTTGTTGGCAATTTCATAGGCCTTTTCCTTTTCCAGCTCTTCTATCGTGGCTATCCCCGCAACCATTGAGATGGGGTTGGCATTGAAGGTACCCGCATTAAACACCTTCCCAGAGGGTGTGAGGTTTTCCATGATTTCTCTTTTACCTCCAAAGGCCCCTATGGGAAATCCTCCGCCAATAATTTTGCCAAGGGTAGTTAGGTCTGGGTACACGGTATAGTAGTTCTGCGCCCCTCCAAGTCC
Coding sequences within:
- a CDS encoding (2Fe-2S)-binding protein is translated as MTCIRSKRHRRCRSPKDCEYGLPYTEVVEGGKRRSACENLEWGFSSLYFPFSNDLIHSGILKKAPFLLKFVPGLLNLPSHYAPVGESIVEKISLDTLIIGGGVSGLSALEGLSNSIVVATDLNDQVFFDPLADSSLVKKLKEIAKSSEEKVIRGVVLGRFEEGIVVKTGNKLLVVNAKRVIISNGGRYIPPIFNGNDLPGVISRNLYLRLRSKLKRVVVVGSSDDALRTAMVSGGKVLVKRGIESFSKYWRERAKEMGVEVIQVDTLQLKRKGKKLVVYSNGINEEVDAVVFAVIKQPRIELMSNLGVRYKFYPFSHVYLPEHDYAGSAGHEIAVSGGSRGISDYEVSFLSSKVLLDDRYLDQLKSELKERETHLLNFYSGAWESRDSPYLFSRGGYVCECEDVTFHDLEKARLRGYKSVEEVKRVTGLSTGSCQGKICTYLAGSYLRSDELITFRSPLYPMW
- a CDS encoding uroporphyrinogen-III synthase; this translates as MHGIEVVHVPLFRVRCLEYRVDLTPFEGVAFTSKNSVECFKDWDKVKDKKIFAIGKSTHGLIALKGFFSVHPEEYDSVHLARLILQSGVKSVAAFRSRKATPCMRNILSSSIKYEEIYDYDVEPLEENLRKAERVLRNREVEVVAITSSEIAKTVASFLTNEIKVVSIGPMTSKTLSSLRPDITFIESNEHDFEGIIKTLGEK
- a CDS encoding alkaline phosphatase family protein; protein product: MDFLKVLLTIVDGMAFHLFEKFVYSLDEFKELVEGGCYGPLESTYPSITPVALASMATGLYPKNNGVVSTKVFVKGRKISSPLTAYNSNTLIAEPIWNILSKRGLKTLVTSSPQALPDKWKNQNTVLFDPYKSKLGKCSEGFLLKTGESEVLGGKWKVEKEGEEFKVTIDTSEGKTEVKGKQGEWVGPTEFSALCNEKSFKGLSFFHFRENDVYVTPPSFLTKWGNRDDLLQEVWEKVSKRTGMLLDGDYRSLSKGAITLEEYLKTAELSYNFFFDYSNFLLRRVEWDFAITYLPTVDNFQHLFYGIDNGKAFDYVYQAYKHAGKFVKSLIDLPDVMIVASDHGIEKVKKRVYVNKILERINVLKVSNGRIDWRKTKAYYAGGGIIRVNLRDREELGIVSREEFPKLINYIVRNLENYVDPVTNEKIFPMIYEKQVPADDREGDIELTVASYYAMSSNVEKDKEIEDVVPYKNASGDHGYYRKDDMYGVVILYGKGIARGKKVNAKIVDIVPTILRLFDVNYNKLDGKPIIEALR
- the hemC gene encoding hydroxymethylbilane synthase; the encoded protein is MKLRIAARTSTLSRIQVSVVERKLNELGIETEFVGVKTRADMFATEPLSKLGKGVFEKEVNEYIVAGKADLAVHSMKDLTSSLDNGLEILATIKRDPPFDVIVGKHDIYELGRGSVIGTSSVRRKNFAKFLREDINVKDLRGNIDTRIRKLQSGEYDAIVVAEASILRLKADVVYHRLSPYDFTPEVNQGIIAVVGKKNLMVKEIKELNDSKTFEEAMAERVASQIVGGGCHSPVGVLFRKEGDSLVGIMSVSDGKRKITVEISTNKPPKEAGLELGKKVLGEMKNEGLVL